One segment of Enterobacter ludwigii DNA contains the following:
- the asr gene encoding acid resistance repetitive basic protein Asr, which produces MKKVLALVVAAAMGLSSAAFAAETTAAPAAAAPAATTTAAPAKTVHHKKHHKAAKPAAEQKAQAAKKHHKKAVKQDAAKPAVEQKAQAAKKHHKKATKPAVEQKAQAAKKHHKKAVKHEAAKPAAQPAA; this is translated from the coding sequence ATGAAAAAAGTATTAGCTCTGGTTGTTGCCGCTGCTATGGGTCTGTCTTCTGCTGCGTTTGCTGCTGAAACCACTGCCGCACCGGCTGCTGCTGCGCCAGCTGCAACGACGACTGCTGCTCCGGCAAAAACCGTACACCACAAGAAACACCATAAAGCCGCTAAACCTGCTGCAGAGCAAAAAGCGCAGGCTGCTAAAAAACACCACAAAAAAGCCGTTAAACAAGATGCCGCTAAACCGGCTGTAGAGCAGAAAGCGCAGGCCGCTAAAAAGCACCACAAAAAAGCGACCAAACCTGCTGTAGAACAGAAAGCCCAGGCGGCTAAAAAGCATCACAAAAAAGCAGTAAAACACGAAGCTGCTAAACCAGCTGCACAGCCAGCTGCGTAA